Proteins encoded by one window of Scatophagus argus isolate fScaArg1 chromosome 4, fScaArg1.pri, whole genome shotgun sequence:
- the LOC124058185 gene encoding AP2-associated protein kinase 1-like isoform X6, with protein MKKFFDSRRELVGSGPGSGVGGGGAGSGGGCSFIGRVFTIGRYQVTVEEIVAEGGFAIVFLVRTHQGLRCALKRMYVNNEHDLQVCKLEIQIMRDLVGNKNIVGFLDSSITAVGAGDVWEVLILMDFCRGGQVVNLMNQRLQTGFTEGEVLQIFCDTCEAVARLHQCKTPVIHRDLKVENILLHDRGHYVLCDFGSATNRFQNPQTEGVPVVEEEIKKYTTLSYRAPEMVNLYGGKIITTKADIWAMGCLLYKLCFFTLPFGESQVAICDGSFTIPDNSRYSQDMHCLIRYMLEPDPDNRPDIYQISYFAFKLARRECPVPNVHNSPIPAKLPEPIRASEAVAKKSQTKARLTDPIPTTETSIAPRQRPKAGQPQPQPISGILPIQPALTPRKRPNMAAGASQAIGVGISVPAPAAAAVQPAQQAPGTQAAPQPTQTANMQLPATPQHQQLLMKQQQPSAFLSPQSNQQYQLVQSVHQQQQTASQASTLLQSQAKLVPPVVVLHHQQHVAHETAASHLTPIPESAAVGPAADPETAGRGAHKVGSLTPPSSPKMAPKSGHRRILSDVTHSAVFGVPVSKSTQLLQAAAAEASLNKSKSASTTPSGSPCSSQQSVYHPCDAQAGLPAPNAQPNWNPFGDDNFSKLTAEELLNKDFAKLAETAAPGERTTGSSENLIPGLNAFPEKLIEGLKSPETSVLLPDLLTLADPFSSSAESSTNAKAEVCMDSLIPGLEAPQAQRHSGQPELIPASMPDSAFLMSCGEKGNDDEFDPIPVLISKNSNQDVHEEGNGYSVLGERQETEPPEGESQTNEGCVHSSDEDEEKGVHQEGQQHEGIIESHTAAHDCSGSRPLLLDSEDEEEQEPQLAPHPTPHSNAAPTQPSAIFHQPTPSTFAQNHSQQAHPFQIGQEDMCDVFANAPFPRAPLSAQQQLDVFSQAPFGKRKETTGPQAKTSYPHAAGGQGVTPDQGVLGQVAQQPFRPQALAKYSRHFEGPVPQQPVAAHRVVSNVSRQAAVASVPVGPLHSWTSEVSTVDPFVSAPFHLKAPQEKP; from the exons ATGAAGAAATTTTTTGATTCTCGTCGGGAGTTGGTGGGCTCTGGGCCTGGCTCCGGAGTCGGCGGAGGAGGCGCAGGTTCCGGCGGCGGTTGCAGCTTCATTGGACGGGTCTTTACCATTGGACGATATCAAGTGACTGTCGAGGAAATTGTCGCCGAAG GAGGTTTTGCCATAGTTTTTTTGGTGCGGACTCATCAAGGTCTGCGTTGTGCACTTAAAAGGATGTATGTCAACAACGAACATGACCTGCAAGTCTGCAAACTTGAGATACAGATTATG aGGGACCTAGTGGGCAACAAAAACATAGTTGGCTTCCTGGACTCCAGCATAACTGCAGTTGGAGCTGGCGATGTGTGGGAAGTCCTAATCTTAATGGACTTCTGTCGAG GTGGACAAGTGGTTAACCTAATGAACCAGCGGTTACAGACAGGTTTTACTGAAGGCGAGGTGTTACAGATCTTTTGTGACACATGTGAAGCGGTTGCACGTCTCCACCAGTGCAAGACTCCAGTTATCCATCGAGATCTCAAG GTGGAAAATATTCTTCTGCACGACCGAGGACACTACGTGCTCTGTGATTTTGGGAGTGCCACTAACCGCTTCCAAAACCCTCAGACTGAGGGGGTTCCAGTTGTAGAGGAGGAAATCAAAAA GTACACCACTCTCTCATACCGCGCACCAGAGATGGTCAACCTCTATGGTGGGAAGATCATCACAACAAAGGCAGACATTTGG GCCATGGGTTGTCTGCTCTATAAGCTGTGCTTCTTCACACTTCCTTTTGGAGAGAGCCAAGTGGCTATCTGTGATGGAAGTTTCACTATTCCAGACAACTCCCGCTACTCCCAGGACATGCACTGTCTCATCA GATACATGCTGGAACCTGACCCAGATAATAGACCAGACATCTACCAAATATCCTACTTTGCCTTTAAACTGGCTCGAAGAGAGTGTCCAGTTCCAAATGTACAC AATTCACCTATTCCTGCAAAACTTCCTGAGCCTATCAGAGCCAGTGAAGCAGTGGCCAAAAAGAGTCAAACCAAAGCCAG GCTCACAGACCCCATTCCTACCACCGAAACCTCAATCGCACCACGGCAAAGACCCAAGGCTGGCCAGCCTCAGCCCCAGCCAATATCAGGCATTCTTCCCATCCAGCCAGCTCTCACCCCACGCAAAAGACCCAACATGGCTGCTGGAGCATCACAGGCCATAG GAGTCGGCATCAGTGTCccagctccagctgcagctgctgtccaACCTGCTCAACAGGCTCCTGGTACACAGGCTGCTCCTCAGCCAACTCAGACCGCCAACATGCAGCTACCTGCTACGCCGCAGCATCAGCAGCTCCTCATGAAGCAGCAGCAACCCTCAGCTTTCTTGAGCCCGCAGAGTAACCAGCAG TATCAACTGGTACAGAGcgtccaccagcagcagcaaacagcatcTCAGGCGTCTACCCTGCTGCAGTCCCAAGCTAAGCTTGTTCCTCCAGTTGTTGTCCTGCATCACCAGCAGCATGTAGCCCATGAAACAGCAGCTTCTCATCTGACCCCCATCCCTGAATCTGCAGCCGTTGGTCCTGCGGCTGACCCAGAG ACAGCTGGCCGAGGGGCTCACAAAGTCGGCTCATTGACACCTCCCTCATCGCCAAAGATGGCCCCGAAGAGCGGCCACAGACGCATCCTGAGCGATGTCACTCACAGTGCTGTGTTTGGGGTCCCGGTCAGCAAGTCCACCCAGCTACTGCAGGCGGCTGCAGCTGAGGCCAGCCTCAACAAGTCCAA ATCAGCCAGCACTACTCCTTCTGGTTCCCCATGCTCGTCCCAGCAGAGTGTGTATCATCCATGTGATGCCCAGGCAGGCCTTCCAGCACCCAACGCTCAGCCCAACTGGAACCCCTTCGGCGATGATAACTTCTCCAAGCTaacagcagaggagctgctAAACAAAGACTTTGCAAAGTTAGCTGAGA CTGCTGCACCAGGAGAGAGGACCACTGGCTCGAGTGAAAATCTCATTCCAGGGCTAAATGCGTTTCCAG AGAAACTGATTGAGGGATTGAAGTCCCCTGAAACTTCTGTGCTGCTTCCTGACCTTTTAACCCTGGCTGACCCCTTCAGTAGTTCTGCAGAGAGCTCCACCAATG CAAAGGCAGAGGTGTGTATGGATTCACTGATTCCTGGTTTGGAAGCCCCGCAGGCCCAGCGACATTCAGGCCAGCCAGAACTCATCCCTGCCAGCATGCCAG ACTCTGCTTTCCTCATGTCGTGTGGGGAGAAGGGCAATGACGACGAGTTTGACCCTATTCCTGTGCTCATCTCCAAAAACTCAAATCAAG ATGTGCACGAGGAGGGTAATGGCTACTCTGTGCTTGGCGAACGACAAGAGACTGAACCTCCAGAAGGAGAATCTCAAACAAACGAGGGATGTGTGCATTccagtgatgaagatgaggagaaaggaGTCCATCAGGAAGGGCAGCAGCATGAGGGAATCATTGAGAGTCATACGGCAGCCCATGACTGCAGCGGCTCCAGACCTTTGCTGCTGGACTCTGAGGACGAAGAAGAACAAGAACCTCAGTTAGCCCCCCACCCAACGCCTCACTCCAACGCAGCGCCAACACAACCATCTGCCATCTTCCATCAACCTACTCCAAGCACCTTCGCTCAGAATCATTCCCAGCAGGCACACCCCTTCCAGATTGGGCAAGAGGACATGTGCGATGTGTTTGCCAATGCTCCGTTTCCACGCGCTCCCCtttcagctcagcagcagctcgaCGTGTTCTCTCAGGCTCCCTTcggaaaaagaaaggagactACAGGACCTCAGGCCAAGACCTCGTATCCTCACGCAGCTGGAGGTCAAGGTGTAACCCCTGATCAGGGTGTGTTGGGACAAGTTGCCCAACAGCCGTTCCGCCCACAAGCTCTGGCCAAATATTCCCGACACTTTGAGGGACCTGTGCCCCAGCAGCCAGTGGCAGCTCACAGAGTAGTGTCTAATGTGAGCAGGCAAGCTGCTGTGGCATCAGTCCCCGTTGGACCGCTTCACTCATGGACCTCAGAAGTGAGCACTGTAGACCCTTTCGTCTCTGCACCCTTTCACCTCAAGGCCCCGCAAGAAAAACCCTGA
- the LOC124058185 gene encoding AP2-associated protein kinase 1-like isoform X8, whose translation MYVNNEHDLQVCKLEIQIMRDLVGNKNIVGFLDSSITAVGAGDVWEVLILMDFCRGGQVVNLMNQRLQTGFTEGEVLQIFCDTCEAVARLHQCKTPVIHRDLKVENILLHDRGHYVLCDFGSATNRFQNPQTEGVPVVEEEIKKYTTLSYRAPEMVNLYGGKIITTKADIWAMGCLLYKLCFFTLPFGESQVAICDGSFTIPDNSRYSQDMHCLIRYMLEPDPDNRPDIYQISYFAFKLARRECPVPNVHNSPIPAKLPEPIRASEAVAKKSQTKARLTDPIPTTETSIAPRQRPKAGQPQPQPISGILPIQPALTPRKRPNMAAGASQAIGVGISVPAPAAAAVQPAQQAPGTQAAPQPTQTANMQLPATPQHQQLLMKQQQPSAFLSPQSNQQYQLVQSVHQQQQTASQASTLLQSQAKLVPPVVVLHHQQHVAHETAASHLTPIPESAAVGPAADPETAGRGAHKVGSLTPPSSPKMAPKSGHRRILSDVTHSAVFGVPVSKSTQLLQAAAAEASLNKSKSASTTPSGSPCSSQQSVYHPCDAQAGLPAPNAQPNWNPFGDDNFSKLTAEELLNKDFAKLAETAAPGERTTGSSENLIPGLNAFPEKLIEGLKSPETSVLLPDLLTLADPFSSSAESSTNAKAEVCMDSLIPGLEAPQAQRHSGQPELIPASMPDSLTGEDSLLGCDLLSHTSPHGSQSISALPSSSSSSCSSAPPGSGTGSCLEELPPGQTASDSAFLMSCGEKGNDDEFDPIPVLISKNSNQDVHEEGNGYSVLGERQETEPPEGESQTNEGCVHSSDEDEEKGVHQEGQQHEGIIESHTAAHDCSGSRPLLLDSEDEEEQEPQLAPHPTPHSNAAPTQPSAIFHQPTPSTFAQNHSQQAHPFQIGQEDMCDVFANAPFPRAPLSAQQQLDVFSQAPFGKRKETTGPQAKTSYPHAAGGQGVTPDQGVLGQVAQQPFRPQALAKYSRHFEGPVPQQPVAAHRVVSNVSRQAAVASVPVGPLHSWTSEVSTVDPFVSAPFHLKAPQEKP comes from the exons ATGTATGTCAACAACGAACATGACCTGCAAGTCTGCAAACTTGAGATACAGATTATG aGGGACCTAGTGGGCAACAAAAACATAGTTGGCTTCCTGGACTCCAGCATAACTGCAGTTGGAGCTGGCGATGTGTGGGAAGTCCTAATCTTAATGGACTTCTGTCGAG GTGGACAAGTGGTTAACCTAATGAACCAGCGGTTACAGACAGGTTTTACTGAAGGCGAGGTGTTACAGATCTTTTGTGACACATGTGAAGCGGTTGCACGTCTCCACCAGTGCAAGACTCCAGTTATCCATCGAGATCTCAAG GTGGAAAATATTCTTCTGCACGACCGAGGACACTACGTGCTCTGTGATTTTGGGAGTGCCACTAACCGCTTCCAAAACCCTCAGACTGAGGGGGTTCCAGTTGTAGAGGAGGAAATCAAAAA GTACACCACTCTCTCATACCGCGCACCAGAGATGGTCAACCTCTATGGTGGGAAGATCATCACAACAAAGGCAGACATTTGG GCCATGGGTTGTCTGCTCTATAAGCTGTGCTTCTTCACACTTCCTTTTGGAGAGAGCCAAGTGGCTATCTGTGATGGAAGTTTCACTATTCCAGACAACTCCCGCTACTCCCAGGACATGCACTGTCTCATCA GATACATGCTGGAACCTGACCCAGATAATAGACCAGACATCTACCAAATATCCTACTTTGCCTTTAAACTGGCTCGAAGAGAGTGTCCAGTTCCAAATGTACAC AATTCACCTATTCCTGCAAAACTTCCTGAGCCTATCAGAGCCAGTGAAGCAGTGGCCAAAAAGAGTCAAACCAAAGCCAG GCTCACAGACCCCATTCCTACCACCGAAACCTCAATCGCACCACGGCAAAGACCCAAGGCTGGCCAGCCTCAGCCCCAGCCAATATCAGGCATTCTTCCCATCCAGCCAGCTCTCACCCCACGCAAAAGACCCAACATGGCTGCTGGAGCATCACAGGCCATAG GAGTCGGCATCAGTGTCccagctccagctgcagctgctgtccaACCTGCTCAACAGGCTCCTGGTACACAGGCTGCTCCTCAGCCAACTCAGACCGCCAACATGCAGCTACCTGCTACGCCGCAGCATCAGCAGCTCCTCATGAAGCAGCAGCAACCCTCAGCTTTCTTGAGCCCGCAGAGTAACCAGCAG TATCAACTGGTACAGAGcgtccaccagcagcagcaaacagcatcTCAGGCGTCTACCCTGCTGCAGTCCCAAGCTAAGCTTGTTCCTCCAGTTGTTGTCCTGCATCACCAGCAGCATGTAGCCCATGAAACAGCAGCTTCTCATCTGACCCCCATCCCTGAATCTGCAGCCGTTGGTCCTGCGGCTGACCCAGAG ACAGCTGGCCGAGGGGCTCACAAAGTCGGCTCATTGACACCTCCCTCATCGCCAAAGATGGCCCCGAAGAGCGGCCACAGACGCATCCTGAGCGATGTCACTCACAGTGCTGTGTTTGGGGTCCCGGTCAGCAAGTCCACCCAGCTACTGCAGGCGGCTGCAGCTGAGGCCAGCCTCAACAAGTCCAA ATCAGCCAGCACTACTCCTTCTGGTTCCCCATGCTCGTCCCAGCAGAGTGTGTATCATCCATGTGATGCCCAGGCAGGCCTTCCAGCACCCAACGCTCAGCCCAACTGGAACCCCTTCGGCGATGATAACTTCTCCAAGCTaacagcagaggagctgctAAACAAAGACTTTGCAAAGTTAGCTGAGA CTGCTGCACCAGGAGAGAGGACCACTGGCTCGAGTGAAAATCTCATTCCAGGGCTAAATGCGTTTCCAG AGAAACTGATTGAGGGATTGAAGTCCCCTGAAACTTCTGTGCTGCTTCCTGACCTTTTAACCCTGGCTGACCCCTTCAGTAGTTCTGCAGAGAGCTCCACCAATG CAAAGGCAGAGGTGTGTATGGATTCACTGATTCCTGGTTTGGAAGCCCCGCAGGCCCAGCGACATTCAGGCCAGCCAGAACTCATCCCTGCCAGCATGCCAG ACTCTCTCACTGGGGAGGACTCTCTGCTGGGTTGCGATCTTTTATCTCATACTTCTCCTCATGGAAGCCAATCTATTTCTgctctcccttcctcctcctcctcctcctgctcttctgctcctcctggCTCTGGCACTGGATCCTGTCTGGAGGAGCTGCCACCTGGTCAGACAGCTTCTG ACTCTGCTTTCCTCATGTCGTGTGGGGAGAAGGGCAATGACGACGAGTTTGACCCTATTCCTGTGCTCATCTCCAAAAACTCAAATCAAG ATGTGCACGAGGAGGGTAATGGCTACTCTGTGCTTGGCGAACGACAAGAGACTGAACCTCCAGAAGGAGAATCTCAAACAAACGAGGGATGTGTGCATTccagtgatgaagatgaggagaaaggaGTCCATCAGGAAGGGCAGCAGCATGAGGGAATCATTGAGAGTCATACGGCAGCCCATGACTGCAGCGGCTCCAGACCTTTGCTGCTGGACTCTGAGGACGAAGAAGAACAAGAACCTCAGTTAGCCCCCCACCCAACGCCTCACTCCAACGCAGCGCCAACACAACCATCTGCCATCTTCCATCAACCTACTCCAAGCACCTTCGCTCAGAATCATTCCCAGCAGGCACACCCCTTCCAGATTGGGCAAGAGGACATGTGCGATGTGTTTGCCAATGCTCCGTTTCCACGCGCTCCCCtttcagctcagcagcagctcgaCGTGTTCTCTCAGGCTCCCTTcggaaaaagaaaggagactACAGGACCTCAGGCCAAGACCTCGTATCCTCACGCAGCTGGAGGTCAAGGTGTAACCCCTGATCAGGGTGTGTTGGGACAAGTTGCCCAACAGCCGTTCCGCCCACAAGCTCTGGCCAAATATTCCCGACACTTTGAGGGACCTGTGCCCCAGCAGCCAGTGGCAGCTCACAGAGTAGTGTCTAATGTGAGCAGGCAAGCTGCTGTGGCATCAGTCCCCGTTGGACCGCTTCACTCATGGACCTCAGAAGTGAGCACTGTAGACCCTTTCGTCTCTGCACCCTTTCACCTCAAGGCCCCGCAAGAAAAACCCTGA
- the LOC124058185 gene encoding AP2-associated protein kinase 1-like isoform X3, protein MKKFFDSRRELVGSGPGSGVGGGGAGSGGGCSFIGRVFTIGRYQVTVEEIVAEGGFAIVFLVRTHQGLRCALKRMYVNNEHDLQVCKLEIQIMRDLVGNKNIVGFLDSSITAVGAGDVWEVLILMDFCRGGQVVNLMNQRLQTGFTEGEVLQIFCDTCEAVARLHQCKTPVIHRDLKVENILLHDRGHYVLCDFGSATNRFQNPQTEGVPVVEEEIKKYTTLSYRAPEMVNLYGGKIITTKADIWAMGCLLYKLCFFTLPFGESQVAICDGSFTIPDNSRYSQDMHCLIRYMLEPDPDNRPDIYQISYFAFKLARRECPVPNVHNSPIPAKLPEPIRASEAVAKKSQTKARLTDPIPTTETSIAPRQRPKAGQPQPQPISGILPIQPALTPRKRPNMAAGASQAIGVGISVPAPAAAAVQPAQQAPGTQAAPQPTQTANMQLPATPQHQQLLMKQQQPSAFLSPQSNQQYQLVQSVHQQQQTASQASTLLQSQAKLVPPVVVLHHQQHVAHETAASHLTPIPESAAVGPAADPETAGRGAHKVGSLTPPSSPKMAPKSGHRRILSDVTHSAVFGVPVSKSTQLLQAAAAEASLNKSKSASTTPSGSPCSSQQSVYHPCDAQAGLPAPNAQPNWNPFGDDNFSKLTAEELLNKDFAKLAETAAPGERTTGSSENLIPGLNAFPEKLIEGLKSPETSVLLPDLLTLADPFSSSAESSTNAKAEVCMDSLIPGLEAPQAQRHSGQPELIPASMPDSLTGEDSLLGCDLLSHTSPHGSQSISALPSSSSSSCSSAPPGSGTGSCLEELPPGQTASDVHEEGNGYSVLGERQETEPPEGESQTNEGCVHSSDEDEEKGVHQEGQQHEGIIESHTAAHDCSGSRPLLLDSEDEEEQEPQLAPHPTPHSNAAPTQPSAIFHQPTPSTFAQNHSQQAHPFQIGQEDMCDVFANAPFPRAPLSAQQQLDVFSQAPFGKRKETTGPQAKTSYPHAAGGQGVTPDQGVLGQVAQQPFRPQALAKYSRHFEGPVPQQPVAAHRVVSNVSRQAAVASVPVGPLHSWTSEVSTVDPFVSAPFHLKAPQEKP, encoded by the exons ATGAAGAAATTTTTTGATTCTCGTCGGGAGTTGGTGGGCTCTGGGCCTGGCTCCGGAGTCGGCGGAGGAGGCGCAGGTTCCGGCGGCGGTTGCAGCTTCATTGGACGGGTCTTTACCATTGGACGATATCAAGTGACTGTCGAGGAAATTGTCGCCGAAG GAGGTTTTGCCATAGTTTTTTTGGTGCGGACTCATCAAGGTCTGCGTTGTGCACTTAAAAGGATGTATGTCAACAACGAACATGACCTGCAAGTCTGCAAACTTGAGATACAGATTATG aGGGACCTAGTGGGCAACAAAAACATAGTTGGCTTCCTGGACTCCAGCATAACTGCAGTTGGAGCTGGCGATGTGTGGGAAGTCCTAATCTTAATGGACTTCTGTCGAG GTGGACAAGTGGTTAACCTAATGAACCAGCGGTTACAGACAGGTTTTACTGAAGGCGAGGTGTTACAGATCTTTTGTGACACATGTGAAGCGGTTGCACGTCTCCACCAGTGCAAGACTCCAGTTATCCATCGAGATCTCAAG GTGGAAAATATTCTTCTGCACGACCGAGGACACTACGTGCTCTGTGATTTTGGGAGTGCCACTAACCGCTTCCAAAACCCTCAGACTGAGGGGGTTCCAGTTGTAGAGGAGGAAATCAAAAA GTACACCACTCTCTCATACCGCGCACCAGAGATGGTCAACCTCTATGGTGGGAAGATCATCACAACAAAGGCAGACATTTGG GCCATGGGTTGTCTGCTCTATAAGCTGTGCTTCTTCACACTTCCTTTTGGAGAGAGCCAAGTGGCTATCTGTGATGGAAGTTTCACTATTCCAGACAACTCCCGCTACTCCCAGGACATGCACTGTCTCATCA GATACATGCTGGAACCTGACCCAGATAATAGACCAGACATCTACCAAATATCCTACTTTGCCTTTAAACTGGCTCGAAGAGAGTGTCCAGTTCCAAATGTACAC AATTCACCTATTCCTGCAAAACTTCCTGAGCCTATCAGAGCCAGTGAAGCAGTGGCCAAAAAGAGTCAAACCAAAGCCAG GCTCACAGACCCCATTCCTACCACCGAAACCTCAATCGCACCACGGCAAAGACCCAAGGCTGGCCAGCCTCAGCCCCAGCCAATATCAGGCATTCTTCCCATCCAGCCAGCTCTCACCCCACGCAAAAGACCCAACATGGCTGCTGGAGCATCACAGGCCATAG GAGTCGGCATCAGTGTCccagctccagctgcagctgctgtccaACCTGCTCAACAGGCTCCTGGTACACAGGCTGCTCCTCAGCCAACTCAGACCGCCAACATGCAGCTACCTGCTACGCCGCAGCATCAGCAGCTCCTCATGAAGCAGCAGCAACCCTCAGCTTTCTTGAGCCCGCAGAGTAACCAGCAG TATCAACTGGTACAGAGcgtccaccagcagcagcaaacagcatcTCAGGCGTCTACCCTGCTGCAGTCCCAAGCTAAGCTTGTTCCTCCAGTTGTTGTCCTGCATCACCAGCAGCATGTAGCCCATGAAACAGCAGCTTCTCATCTGACCCCCATCCCTGAATCTGCAGCCGTTGGTCCTGCGGCTGACCCAGAG ACAGCTGGCCGAGGGGCTCACAAAGTCGGCTCATTGACACCTCCCTCATCGCCAAAGATGGCCCCGAAGAGCGGCCACAGACGCATCCTGAGCGATGTCACTCACAGTGCTGTGTTTGGGGTCCCGGTCAGCAAGTCCACCCAGCTACTGCAGGCGGCTGCAGCTGAGGCCAGCCTCAACAAGTCCAA ATCAGCCAGCACTACTCCTTCTGGTTCCCCATGCTCGTCCCAGCAGAGTGTGTATCATCCATGTGATGCCCAGGCAGGCCTTCCAGCACCCAACGCTCAGCCCAACTGGAACCCCTTCGGCGATGATAACTTCTCCAAGCTaacagcagaggagctgctAAACAAAGACTTTGCAAAGTTAGCTGAGA CTGCTGCACCAGGAGAGAGGACCACTGGCTCGAGTGAAAATCTCATTCCAGGGCTAAATGCGTTTCCAG AGAAACTGATTGAGGGATTGAAGTCCCCTGAAACTTCTGTGCTGCTTCCTGACCTTTTAACCCTGGCTGACCCCTTCAGTAGTTCTGCAGAGAGCTCCACCAATG CAAAGGCAGAGGTGTGTATGGATTCACTGATTCCTGGTTTGGAAGCCCCGCAGGCCCAGCGACATTCAGGCCAGCCAGAACTCATCCCTGCCAGCATGCCAG ACTCTCTCACTGGGGAGGACTCTCTGCTGGGTTGCGATCTTTTATCTCATACTTCTCCTCATGGAAGCCAATCTATTTCTgctctcccttcctcctcctcctcctcctgctcttctgctcctcctggCTCTGGCACTGGATCCTGTCTGGAGGAGCTGCCACCTGGTCAGACAGCTTCTG ATGTGCACGAGGAGGGTAATGGCTACTCTGTGCTTGGCGAACGACAAGAGACTGAACCTCCAGAAGGAGAATCTCAAACAAACGAGGGATGTGTGCATTccagtgatgaagatgaggagaaaggaGTCCATCAGGAAGGGCAGCAGCATGAGGGAATCATTGAGAGTCATACGGCAGCCCATGACTGCAGCGGCTCCAGACCTTTGCTGCTGGACTCTGAGGACGAAGAAGAACAAGAACCTCAGTTAGCCCCCCACCCAACGCCTCACTCCAACGCAGCGCCAACACAACCATCTGCCATCTTCCATCAACCTACTCCAAGCACCTTCGCTCAGAATCATTCCCAGCAGGCACACCCCTTCCAGATTGGGCAAGAGGACATGTGCGATGTGTTTGCCAATGCTCCGTTTCCACGCGCTCCCCtttcagctcagcagcagctcgaCGTGTTCTCTCAGGCTCCCTTcggaaaaagaaaggagactACAGGACCTCAGGCCAAGACCTCGTATCCTCACGCAGCTGGAGGTCAAGGTGTAACCCCTGATCAGGGTGTGTTGGGACAAGTTGCCCAACAGCCGTTCCGCCCACAAGCTCTGGCCAAATATTCCCGACACTTTGAGGGACCTGTGCCCCAGCAGCCAGTGGCAGCTCACAGAGTAGTGTCTAATGTGAGCAGGCAAGCTGCTGTGGCATCAGTCCCCGTTGGACCGCTTCACTCATGGACCTCAGAAGTGAGCACTGTAGACCCTTTCGTCTCTGCACCCTTTCACCTCAAGGCCCCGCAAGAAAAACCCTGA